The sequence TGACGATGCAGCGACCGCGCGCCTGCGTGTGCTGGCGAGCGAGCGTGGCCAGCGCGTTGCGCGGGCCTGTCTCGATGAAGACGTGGGTGCTGCCTTCGAGTACGTGCAGCACGGCGGGCGAGAACTGCACGGGTGCACGCAAGTGGCGCGTCCAGTAATCGATGGACGTTGCGTCGTCGTCGCTGAGCGGCTGGCCGGTCAGCGTGGAGACGATGGGCAGGGCCGGGGCGTGGAGCGTGATGCGCGCGACTTCCTCGCGGAACGCCGGCAGGATCGGATCCATCATCGCCGAGTGGAAGGCGTGCGAGGTATGCAGGATGCGGGTGGCAAGGCCATCGGCTTCGAGTTGCGCCGCCAGGGTTTCGATCGAAGCTTCATCTCCGCTCAGCACGCAGGCCTGCGGGCCATTGATGGCCGCCAGCTGGATCGATGCCGGCAGCCGTCCGGCGAGTTGATCGGACGAGGCGCGTACGGACAGCATCTTGCCTGCCGGCATGGATTGCATGAGCCGACCGCGACGGGCCACCAGACGGGCGCCATCGGCCAGCGACATCACACCGGCGATGACCGCAGCGACGAATTCGCCGACGCTGTGGCCGATCATGGCAACCGGTTGAACACCGAGGCTCATCCACTGTTGCGCCAGTGCGTATTCGATGGCGAACGTGGCCGGCTGCGTCAGTGAGGTTTCGCGCAGCGCATCGGCATCGTCGGCGAACAGCTTGTCGCGCAGGTCAAAGCCGAGTTCGCCTTCGAAGGCGTGTACGCAGGCGAGCAGGGCATCGCGGAACACCGGCTCACTGGCGTAGAGGCCGCTGCCCATGCCGGCGTACTGCGACCCTTGCCCCGGGAACAGGAATACGACGCCAGGCGTAGCCGGCGCTGCTGCACGGGCAGGTGCCGTCGACGCCTGCGCCAGGCGCGCCACGGCCGTTTCGATATCGTTGGCGACAACATACTGGCGCTGCGAAAACACCTTGCGCGAGGTACGCAGCGTGTGCGCCACGTCGGCGAGGTTGGCGGTGTCGCTGGTGGCCAGGTGTGTCGACAGGCGTGCAGCGGCGTGCGCCGTCGCTTCCGGAGTGCGGGTGCTCAGCACTAGCAACTGCGGCCCTTCCGCTTCCTCGGATACGGGGCGCTTCGGGCCCTCCTGCAGCACCACGTGCGCATTCGTGCCGCCCACGCCAAACGAACTGACGCCGGCCAGCAGCGGACGGCCGTTCGCCTGCCAGTCACGCCGCTGGTCATTCACCACGAACGGTGAATTGGCAAAGTCGATCTTGGGATTGGTGACCTTCAAATGCAGCGTCGGCGGCAGCACGTGGTCGCGCATCGCCAGCGCCGTCTTGATGACGCCTGCGACGCCCGCGGCCATCACGGTATGGCCGATGTTGCTCTTCACCGAACCGATGGCGCAAAAGCCACGATCTTCCGTATGACGACGGAACGCGCGGGTAAGCCCTTCCATTTCGATCGGATCGCCCAGCGGCGTGGCCGTGCCATGCGCTTCGATGTAATCGATGTCGCGCGCGTTGACGCCTGCGTTATCCAGCGCCATGGCGATCACGGCGGCCTGTCCGGTGCTGCTCGGCGCGGTGAAGCTGGACTTGACCGCGCCATCGTTGTTCACCGCGACGCCGCGAATGACGGCGATGATCATGTCGTCATCGCGAAGTGCATCGCTCAGGCGCTTGAGCAGCACCACGCCCGCGCCATCACTGAACACCGTGCCGCGCGCATCCGCATCGAAGGTGCGCGTGTGGCCATCCGGCGACAGCATCGAACCTTCCTGCGAGAGATAACCGCTGCGCGGCGGGCAGGTAACCGACGAACCACCGGCCAGCGCCATATCGCACTGTCCTGCGCGCAGGGCCAGCACCGCCTGACTGATCGCCACCAACGACGTCGAGCAGGCCGTGTTGAGGCTGACGGCCGGGCCGGTGAGATTGAGCTTGTGCGCGACGCGTGTCGCGAGATAGTCCTTCTCATTGGCCAGCATCACCTGGAACGCACCGAATTTCTCAACGAGTTCCGGATGGCGGCTCAGGTGGCGCTGGAAATACGTGGCGTTATGCATGCCGCCGAACACGCCGACGGGTTTCGCCTGCGCATCCGGCACGTAACCGCCGCGCTCCATGCATTCCCAGCACAGTTCCATGAACACGCGTTGCTGCGGATCGGTGAGGTCGGCTTCGCGCGCAGACATGCTGAAGAAACCCGCGTCGAAATCCTCCACGCCGTCAATGACGCCGCGTGCGCACACGTAGTCGGGATCGTCGCGTTCGCTCGCGGCAACGGCGTGGTCGAGCCCGTCCTTGCCGAAGAACGTGATGGTCTCGCGCCCGTCGCAGAGGTGGCGCCAGAACGTATCGACGTCGTTGGCGCCAGGCATGCGCGCGGCCATGGCGATGATCGCGATGGGTTCGCGTTCGATGGTCTGCGGTGCGGTAGCCAGGCGCGTGTCGAGGACAACCGCCTCACCGGCGATGCGGCCCGCAAGGCTCGCCGCCGTCGGCGTGCCGAAGAAATCGGGGATGGTGACGTCGACGGCCGCCTCGGGCTTGAGCCGCACCACGGCTTTCACTGCCAGCAACGAGTTGCCGCCGAGGTCAAAGAAGTTGTCGTGGCGACCGACCGTATCCAGACCCAGCAGATCGGCGAAAAGCGCGGCAACACGCGATTCGACCGCACCTTGCGGTGCCGCGTACTCGGTGGCGATTTCGGGGCGACCGCGGTTGGGGGCGGGCAGGGCGCGGCGATCAAGCTTGCCGTTGGCCGTGACCGGGAGGGCGTCCAGGCGCAGGTAAATGGCCGGCACCATGAAGTCGGGCAGCGCGTGCGCCAATGCATCGCGCAGGCGACGCACGGTGACGGTGTCATCGCCCACATAGTAGGCAACAAGGCGCTTTTGATCAGGTCGATCCTGTCGGGCGATCACGGCGCAGGCGCGCACGCCGGGCTGGCGCTGGAGCGCGGCTTCGATTTCGCCCATCTCGATGCGGTAGCCGCGGATTTTTACCTGTCCGTCGGCGCGACCGATGAATTCGATGACACCTTCCGGCAGCCAGCGCACGAGGTCACCCGTGCGATACAGGCGGTCGCCTTCCGCGCCAAACGGATCGGGCACGAAGCGCTCGCTCGTCAGGTCCGCACGTCCAAGGTAACCGCGAGCCAGGCCCGCGCCTCCGATATAGAGCTCGCCGACGGCACCGGCCGGCACCAGCTCACCGCGGGCATTCATCACGTGCAGCGTGGTATCGGCAATCGGGCGGCCGATCGGAATGGAGCGCGCATCCGGCGGCAGGTCGCGCGGGATCGGATACGTGGTGGCGAACGTGGTGCATTCGGTGGGACCGTAGCCATTGCTGATGAGCACATCGGGCAACGCGGCGTAGGCTTTGCGCACGTGCGCCACCGACAGCGCTTCGCCGCCGATCAGCAACTGGCGCAGGCCACGCAGGCAGCTGGCATCGTCGTCGATGATGGCGTTGAACAACGCGGCCGTAAGCCAGGCGATTTCCGCGCCGTGTTGTTCGATGCTGCGTTGCAGGGCGCAACCGGTCGGCACGCGCTGTTCGTGCACGACGCAGGTTCCGCCGTTGAGAAGGGCGCCCCAGATCTCCAGCGTGGATGCATCAAAGCCCAGCGGCGCGGCATGCAGCACGCGCGGATGTTCGCCGAAGCTCACGTAATCGACATGGCGCACCAGTCGGATGATCGAGCGGTGCATGATCTGCGCGCCCTTGGGCGTGCCCGTGCTGCCGGAGGTGTACATCACGTAGGCGAGCGCGCTGCCGTCCATCGCGGACAGCGGCATGGCGTCGGTCGCTTCCTGCAATTGCGCAGGCGTCACGGATTCCAGCTCAACATCGGCGAGGCGGAAGTTCGGCGTCGCGTGCACGATCAGGCCGGCCTGCGCGTCATTGATGACGAAGGCAAGGCGGTCGGCGGGATAGTCGGGGTCGAGCGGGAGGTAGACGGCGCCGGCCTTGAGCACGCCGAGGAGGGTGACCAGGGCGTCGGCACT comes from Dyella terrae and encodes:
- a CDS encoding polyketide synthase, which produces MTAVLESFDREAAATRLFDALPGHPSEQPQAWQTTALAVAPAHALTATHLAIALSMAEARLTGAPDLLVSRIADGKAAHAILAVPTTAIIADWQRAHADAAPCAPGETAWLAADDDVTDASANSVWWMASSALHVRYRAPFTADAIDLMAGLVLRALQAFASGTAELLDPAERYTQIYRWNDTARPRRAEDSVHGLFAEQVRRVPDRTAIAWHDGSLSYAELDRLSDHVAWQLARRGIHAGQTVALLLDRSADALVTLLGVLKAGAVYLPLDPDYPADRLAFVINDAQAGLIVHATPNFRLADVELESVTPAQLQEATDAMPLSAMDGSALAYVMYTSGSTGTPKGAQIMHRSIIRLVRHVDYVSFGEHPRVLHAAPLGFDASTLEIWGALLNGGTCVVHEQRVPTGCALQRSIEQHGAEIAWLTAALFNAIIDDDASCLRGLRQLLIGGEALSVAHVRKAYAALPDVLISNGYGPTECTTFATTYPIPRDLPPDARSIPIGRPIADTTLHVMNARGELVPAGAVGELYIGGAGLARGYLGRADLTSERFVPDPFGAEGDRLYRTGDLVRWLPEGVIEFIGRADGQVKIRGYRIEMGEIEAALQRQPGVRACAVIARQDRPDQKRLVAYYVGDDTVTVRRLRDALAHALPDFMVPAIYLRLDALPVTANGKLDRRALPAPNRGRPEIATEYAAPQGAVESRVAALFADLLGLDTVGRHDNFFDLGGNSLLAVKAVVRLKPEAAVDVTIPDFFGTPTAASLAGRIAGEAVVLDTRLATAPQTIEREPIAIIAMAARMPGANDVDTFWRHLCDGRETITFFGKDGLDHAVAASERDDPDYVCARGVIDGVEDFDAGFFSMSAREADLTDPQQRVFMELCWECMERGGYVPDAQAKPVGVFGGMHNATYFQRHLSRHPELVEKFGAFQVMLANEKDYLATRVAHKLNLTGPAVSLNTACSTSLVAISQAVLALRAGQCDMALAGGSSVTCPPRSGYLSQEGSMLSPDGHTRTFDADARGTVFSDGAGVVLLKRLSDALRDDDMIIAVIRGVAVNNDGAVKSSFTAPSSTGQAAVIAMALDNAGVNARDIDYIEAHGTATPLGDPIEMEGLTRAFRRHTEDRGFCAIGSVKSNIGHTVMAAGVAGVIKTALAMRDHVLPPTLHLKVTNPKIDFANSPFVVNDQRRDWQANGRPLLAGVSSFGVGGTNAHVVLQEGPKRPVSEEAEGPQLLVLSTRTPEATAHAAARLSTHLATSDTANLADVAHTLRTSRKVFSQRQYVVANDIETAVARLAQASTAPARAAAPATPGVVFLFPGQGSQYAGMGSGLYASEPVFRDALLACVHAFEGELGFDLRDKLFADDADALRETSLTQPATFAIEYALAQQWMSLGVQPVAMIGHSVGEFVAAVIAGVMSLADGARLVARRGRLMQSMPAGKMLSVRASSDQLAGRLPASIQLAAINGPQACVLSGDEASIETLAAQLEADGLATRILHTSHAFHSAMMDPILPAFREEVARITLHAPALPIVSTLTGQPLSDDDATSIDYWTRHLRAPVQFSPAVLHVLEGSTHVFIETGPRNALATLARQHTQARGRCIVSSIGDQPDGERHAFLDAVGQLWCAGATLDLDALDTRERKLRLCLPTYPFERKRHWIDAVADAPVAPALPDNVLPFVPAIPLAPPAESPMEATLSGAADTNRRTRLVSQLVELFEDVSGAEFTDADSAANFMELGLDSLALTQVALQLQKTFALKITFRELMESFSSFERLAMHIDQLLPPDAAPAAPAAPAAVTAPTVAMPAMAAAPSGTVQQVIQQQMLIMQQQLALLAGGVVAAPAPVAAPVAAPVVAAAVAPAAKPDAPANDEEAALAHTTYDVKKAFGAIARIHSAGTDLTDRQRVRLDTFMRRYIERTRKSKEYTQKHRDHLADPRVVNGFRPLLKEMIYQIVVERSKGSRVWDLDGNEYIDALNGFGMNLFGWQPDFVLNAVRQQLDAGYEIGPQHPLAGEVAAQVCELTGFDRAALCNTGSEAVMGTVRIARTVTGRDTLVIFTGSYHGIFDEVIVRGTRKLKSVPAAPGILRNTAENVLVLDYGTPESLAIIRERANSIAAVLVEPVQSRRPDFQPREFLKELRAITADAGALLIFDEVVTGFRSHPRGAQSVLGIDADLASYGKVVGGGFPIGVIAGKRKFMDALDGGDWQYGDASVPTVGVTYFAGTFVRHPLALAAAHAVLNHLKDEGGALQERLNARTGVFIDELNDFCASVGAPLKLANFASVWKVNFLEDHPLQELLFAMMRSRGIHVLDNFPCFFTTAHSEADFNAIARAFRESILELQEAEFLPRHKNVEAVAFDAARPPVAGARLGKDAEGHPAWFVPNPEAPGKYMRVSA